Proteins encoded in a region of the Elizabethkingia bruuniana genome:
- a CDS encoding pyridoxal phosphate-dependent aminotransferase, with amino-acid sequence MEKYSDRLNRLSYSQTFVMSNKVREMRAQGVNVIGLTLGEPDFDIPDNIKQAAFDAINENYSHYSPVPGFLELREAISRKLKRDNNLDYKANQIVVSNGAKQSIVNVLFAIINDGDEVILPTPYWVSYDEMVKVVGGTSVFIETSIDTEFKMTAEQLEAAITPKTKAILYSSPCNPSGSYYTREELEAIANVVAKYPHITIISDEIYEYLNYEGEHTSIAEFPQVYEQTAVINGMSKAFAMTGWRIGYCAAPTWLASACDKVQGQMTSGANTMAQRASIIALDAGKEHYQSMINSFQKRRDLVYDLMKEIPGFKVNKPKSAFYIFPEISHYIGKTLNGKEIKDSDDFAMFLLDESKVACVGGVSFGAPECIRFSYASSEADLIEAAKRMKETLSKY; translated from the coding sequence ATGGAAAAATATTCGGATCGACTGAACAGATTAAGTTATTCTCAGACATTTGTAATGTCTAACAAAGTAAGAGAAATGCGTGCACAAGGGGTTAATGTAATAGGTTTAACTTTGGGAGAACCAGACTTCGATATTCCGGATAATATAAAACAAGCAGCATTCGATGCTATCAATGAAAACTACAGCCACTACTCTCCTGTTCCGGGATTTTTGGAATTGCGTGAGGCGATTTCCAGAAAGCTGAAAAGAGACAACAATCTGGATTATAAAGCAAATCAGATAGTGGTATCTAATGGTGCAAAACAATCTATTGTTAATGTACTTTTTGCTATTATTAATGATGGAGATGAAGTTATCCTGCCTACTCCTTATTGGGTAAGCTACGATGAAATGGTAAAAGTAGTCGGTGGAACAAGTGTTTTTATTGAAACTTCTATAGACACTGAATTCAAAATGACTGCAGAGCAGCTGGAAGCAGCAATTACTCCAAAAACAAAAGCAATTCTATATAGTTCACCTTGTAATCCTTCCGGTAGTTACTATACCCGTGAAGAATTGGAAGCAATCGCAAATGTTGTAGCTAAATATCCTCATATTACCATTATCTCTGATGAGATCTATGAATATCTTAACTATGAAGGAGAGCATACAAGTATTGCAGAGTTTCCCCAGGTATATGAGCAAACAGCGGTAATCAACGGAATGTCTAAAGCTTTCGCTATGACAGGATGGAGAATCGGTTACTGTGCTGCACCAACATGGCTGGCTTCAGCTTGTGATAAAGTACAAGGGCAGATGACTTCTGGTGCCAATACAATGGCTCAAAGAGCTTCTATTATAGCATTGGACGCAGGAAAAGAACATTATCAGTCTATGATCAATTCTTTCCAGAAAAGAAGAGATCTTGTATACGATCTGATGAAAGAAATTCCTGGTTTTAAAGTAAACAAGCCTAAGAGTGCTTTCTATATCTTCCCTGAAATTTCCCACTATATTGGAAAAACACTAAACGGGAAAGAGATTAAAGATTCAGACGACTTTGCAATGTTCTTATTAGACGAATCTAAAGTTGCCTGTGTAGGCGGTGTTTCGTTTGGTGCTCCGGAATGTATACGTTTCTCATATGCATCTTCCGAAGCAGACCTTATAGAAGCTGCTAAAAGGATGAAAGAAACCCTATCCAAATATTAA
- a CDS encoding DNA topoisomerase IV subunit B — protein sequence MSENTTVNYSEDNIRSLEWQEHVRLRPGMYIGKLGDGSSADDGIYILLKEIIDNSIDEFAMNSGKRIEIKLDEGKAIIRDYGRGIPLGKVVDAVSKMNTGGKYDSKAFKKSVGLNGVGSKAVNALSNFFKVKSVREGRAKVAEFSQGVIVQDFPEADTTERNGTEITFVPDDTIFTNYRFRKEYIEKMLKNYSYLNPGLKIVFNGQVFVSENGLKDLLQDEIDGEILYPIIHLKDNDIEVAITHSDKSQSETYFSFVNGQNTTQGGTHLNAFREAFVKTVREFYNKSYEAADVRKSIIAAISIKVEEPVFESQTKTKLGSNEMGPGQVTVRTFVNDFLKNKLDNFLHKEPETSEALLKKIIVSERERKELSGIQKLARERAKKVSLHNKKLRDCRQHYNDQKADRKSETMIFITEGDSASGSITKSRDVETQAVFSLKGKPLNCYGLTKKVVYENEEFNLLQAALNIEESLEDLRYNQVIIATDADVDGMHIRLLMITFFLQFFPDVIKNGHLYILQTPLFRVRNKKETRYCYSEAERVKALNELGKNPEITRFKGLGEISPDEFKHFIGKDIRLEPVVMGKDTTIDQLLEFYMGKNTPDRQNFILENLVVEDTDIEKKELKEEVVTETEG from the coding sequence ATGTCTGAAAACACTACTGTTAACTATTCCGAAGATAATATACGATCCCTCGAGTGGCAGGAGCATGTAAGATTGCGTCCCGGCATGTACATCGGAAAATTGGGAGATGGTTCTTCCGCCGATGATGGTATCTATATTCTCTTAAAAGAAATCATCGATAACTCGATTGATGAATTTGCCATGAACTCTGGTAAAAGAATCGAAATAAAACTGGATGAAGGAAAGGCCATTATCCGGGATTATGGTCGTGGTATTCCTTTGGGTAAAGTTGTAGATGCGGTATCCAAAATGAATACCGGTGGTAAATACGATTCCAAAGCCTTCAAAAAATCTGTAGGTCTGAACGGAGTAGGTTCCAAGGCTGTAAATGCCCTTTCTAACTTTTTCAAAGTAAAATCAGTTCGTGAAGGAAGAGCCAAAGTAGCTGAATTTAGTCAGGGGGTTATTGTACAGGATTTTCCGGAAGCAGATACTACCGAAAGAAATGGTACCGAAATTACTTTTGTACCAGATGATACAATCTTCACCAACTATCGTTTCAGAAAAGAGTACATCGAGAAGATGCTTAAAAATTACTCTTATCTGAATCCAGGGCTGAAAATTGTATTCAACGGACAGGTATTTGTTTCAGAGAACGGTCTTAAAGACCTCCTTCAGGATGAAATTGATGGTGAAATCCTTTACCCAATCATTCACCTGAAAGACAATGATATTGAAGTTGCTATTACGCACTCGGACAAATCTCAGTCCGAAACGTATTTTTCATTTGTTAACGGGCAGAATACAACACAAGGGGGAACACACCTCAATGCTTTCCGTGAAGCATTTGTAAAAACTGTTCGAGAATTTTATAATAAAAGTTATGAAGCTGCCGATGTAAGAAAATCTATTATCGCTGCTATTTCCATAAAAGTAGAAGAACCTGTTTTCGAATCTCAGACCAAAACCAAACTGGGAAGTAACGAAATGGGGCCGGGGCAAGTTACTGTACGTACTTTCGTAAATGACTTCCTTAAAAACAAACTTGATAATTTCCTTCATAAAGAACCAGAAACATCGGAAGCTTTATTAAAGAAAATTATCGTTTCCGAAAGAGAAAGAAAAGAGCTTTCCGGTATTCAGAAACTGGCTCGTGAGCGTGCAAAGAAAGTATCGCTTCACAATAAAAAACTTAGAGACTGCCGTCAGCATTACAACGACCAGAAAGCCGATCGTAAATCGGAAACTATGATCTTTATTACCGAGGGAGATTCCGCATCAGGATCTATCACGAAAAGCCGTGATGTAGAGACACAGGCGGTATTCAGTTTAAAAGGTAAACCCTTAAACTGCTACGGGCTGACCAAGAAGGTAGTTTACGAAAATGAAGAATTCAACCTGCTTCAGGCAGCTCTTAATATTGAGGAGAGTTTGGAAGATCTTCGTTATAATCAGGTTATTATCGCCACCGATGCCGATGTCGATGGTATGCACATCCGATTACTAATGATTACTTTCTTCTTGCAATTCTTCCCGGATGTTATCAAGAACGGACATTTATATATCCTTCAGACACCTTTGTTCAGGGTTAGAAATAAAAAAGAAACCCGCTACTGTTACAGCGAGGCTGAAAGAGTAAAGGCATTGAATGAGCTAGGGAAAAATCCCGAAATCACGCGATTCAAGGGACTTGGTGAAATCTCTCCGGATGAATTCAAACACTTTATCGGGAAGGATATTCGTCTTGAACCTGTTGTTATGGGTAAAGATACTACTATAGACCAACTACTGGAATTCTATATGGGTAAAAATACACCAGACAGACAAAACTTCATTCTGGAGAATCTTGTTGTAGAAGATACAGACATCGAGAAAAAAGAACTGAAAGAAGAGGTCGTAACAGAAACAGAAGGATAA
- the rsmG gene encoding 16S rRNA (guanine(527)-N(7))-methyltransferase RsmG, producing MSADLILKYFPDITEKQKEQFEKLENLYAEWNQKINVISRKDMDALYEKHILHSLGIAKVMPFAENTKVLDIGTGGGFPGIPLAILFPDTHFTLVDSIGKKITVVNAVAEGLELQNVKTYHARAEQINEKFHFVVSRAVTQMPVFLTWLKGKFEKENFNPKHNGVLYLKGGELAEELAGIKAEVFNLKNYFEGEFFDTKKVVYISKGHV from the coding sequence ATGTCAGCAGACCTAATCTTAAAGTATTTCCCCGATATAACTGAAAAACAGAAAGAACAGTTCGAAAAACTGGAAAACCTGTATGCAGAATGGAACCAAAAAATAAATGTAATTTCCAGAAAAGATATGGATGCTTTATACGAAAAGCATATTTTACACTCATTGGGAATTGCTAAAGTAATGCCTTTTGCAGAAAATACTAAAGTGCTGGATATTGGTACTGGCGGAGGCTTTCCGGGTATTCCGTTAGCTATTTTATTTCCGGATACTCATTTTACATTAGTGGATAGTATCGGAAAAAAAATTACTGTAGTAAATGCTGTTGCCGAGGGTCTTGAATTACAAAATGTAAAAACATACCATGCCAGAGCTGAACAGATTAATGAAAAGTTTCACTTTGTTGTCAGCCGTGCAGTTACCCAGATGCCTGTTTTCCTTACATGGCTGAAAGGTAAATTCGAAAAAGAGAATTTCAACCCTAAACACAATGGTGTTTTATATCTTAAAGGAGGAGAATTGGCCGAGGAATTAGCAGGAATTAAAGCAGAAGTCTTTAATCTGAAAAATTATTTCGAGGGGGAATTTTTCGATACTAAAAAAGTAGTGTATATTTCTAAAGGACACGTTTAA
- the ychF gene encoding redox-regulated ATPase YchF has protein sequence MLGFFILNVFLKTRFSNKQFKPYLCTNYFLMKCGIVGLPNVGKSTLFNCLSNAKAQSANYPFCTIEPNVGTVSVPDQRLFELEKLVKPERVLPAVVEIVDIAGLVKGASKGEGLGNQFLANIRECEAIIHVLRCFENDNITHVEGTVDPLRDKDIIDIELQLKDLEAVSKAVDKAKKLTKSGKRDDVLAYETLVKLSEFIESGRNAREFPADDFQTGIISEIQLLTNKPVLYVCNVDENSVKNGNPWIEKIEAMAKSENAETIVLAAQIEADINELETFEERQIFLEELGLEEPGVNRLIRTAYTLLDLQTYFTAGVKEVRAWTIGKGWTAPQAAGVIHTDFEKGFIRAEVIKYNDYIQYGTEAKIKEAGKLGVEGKEYIVQDGDIMHFRFNV, from the coding sequence ATGTTGGGATTTTTTATTCTCAATGTATTCCTGAAAACCAGATTTTCAAATAAACAGTTTAAACCTTATCTTTGCACAAATTATTTTTTAATGAAATGTGGTATCGTAGGTTTACCCAACGTAGGTAAATCAACTCTTTTTAACTGTTTAAGTAACGCTAAAGCTCAGAGCGCTAACTATCCATTCTGTACTATAGAACCAAACGTAGGGACTGTTTCTGTTCCGGATCAGCGTTTATTCGAACTGGAAAAGCTTGTAAAACCAGAGAGAGTTTTACCTGCAGTTGTAGAAATTGTAGATATCGCAGGACTTGTAAAAGGAGCGAGTAAAGGTGAAGGTTTAGGAAACCAGTTCCTGGCTAACATCCGTGAATGTGAAGCAATTATTCACGTATTAAGATGTTTTGAAAACGACAACATTACTCACGTAGAAGGTACTGTTGATCCGTTAAGAGATAAAGATATCATCGATATCGAACTACAGCTTAAGGACTTAGAAGCCGTATCTAAAGCAGTAGATAAAGCTAAGAAATTAACAAAATCTGGTAAAAGAGATGATGTTTTAGCTTACGAAACTTTAGTAAAACTTTCAGAATTTATTGAAAGTGGAAGAAATGCCAGAGAATTTCCTGCAGATGATTTCCAAACCGGAATTATTTCTGAAATCCAATTGCTAACAAACAAGCCGGTTCTTTACGTTTGTAACGTAGACGAGAATTCTGTGAAAAACGGTAATCCTTGGATTGAAAAGATTGAAGCTATGGCAAAATCTGAAAATGCCGAAACTATTGTTTTAGCTGCTCAAATTGAGGCAGATATCAACGAACTGGAAACATTTGAAGAAAGACAAATCTTCCTTGAAGAACTTGGATTAGAAGAACCAGGTGTAAACCGTCTTATTCGTACTGCATATACCTTATTAGACCTTCAGACATACTTTACTGCGGGAGTAAAAGAAGTAAGAGCTTGGACTATCGGAAAAGGATGGACGGCTCCACAAGCTGCCGGTGTCATCCATACTGACTTTGAAAAAGGATTTATCCGTGCTGAAGTAATTAAGTATAACGACTATATCCAATATGGTACTGAAGCTAAAATTAAAGAAGCTGGCAAACTTGGAGTAGAAGGAAAGGAATATATCGTACAGGATGGCGATATTATGCATTTCAGATTTAATGTGTAA
- a CDS encoding DUF4197 family protein — MKKTVFVLTTGVLAAGSLASCGSNLGGTMGVGALQNLLFNASSQGFNILGNPQEFMTNALIESAMPEELRKVNNTLESVGLGNLVKKEKQYIAEAAKLTVNTSKPIVTQAIREMTVTDAINIASGGKGAATAYLKNKTREKLISAIQPQVDAKLNEYGIVKSVNTALSGSSISGILGTILGTDKKNNVNAASPITRLASEQMVNGLFYVIENYEVNNVTNPNAWK; from the coding sequence ATGAAAAAAACAGTTTTTGTACTCACTACGGGAGTATTAGCAGCAGGAAGTCTTGCGTCGTGTGGTTCAAATTTAGGCGGGACAATGGGGGTTGGTGCATTACAAAATCTTCTTTTCAATGCCAGTAGCCAGGGATTCAATATATTGGGAAATCCACAGGAATTTATGACCAATGCATTAATTGAGTCCGCAATGCCGGAAGAGCTCCGCAAAGTAAACAATACTTTGGAGTCTGTAGGATTAGGCAATCTTGTAAAAAAAGAAAAACAATATATTGCTGAAGCAGCAAAGCTTACCGTTAATACTTCTAAACCAATTGTAACTCAGGCTATCAGAGAAATGACCGTTACAGATGCGATTAACATTGCTTCCGGCGGAAAAGGAGCCGCTACAGCTTATCTGAAAAATAAAACAAGAGAAAAGTTAATCAGCGCAATTCAGCCGCAGGTAGATGCAAAACTTAACGAATACGGAATTGTAAAAAGTGTGAATACAGCTCTAAGTGGAAGCAGCATCAGTGGTATCTTAGGTACAATTCTGGGTACAGATAAGAAAAATAATGTAAATGCGGCATCTCCAATCACCAGATTAGCTTCCGAGCAGATGGTAAACGGACTATTCTATGTAATTGAAAATTACGAAGTAAACAACGTTACCAATCCTAATGCATGGAAATAA
- a CDS encoding DoxX family protein produces MKPENLNKAGNVFYVICRMSIGLFFFITGLNKLFHPVFQGYMLNTMIKIGFSDPQLMAHFVAFNEALWGLLLLLGLLTRLSSFSLIIIMIVALTTKDIHSIPTELIPVDPKIGVRPMDNFTWLTYFFFLPQVLYIMLLGIFSFYGYKVFGLDYFLKKKKAYSSW; encoded by the coding sequence ATGAAACCAGAAAATTTAAATAAAGCAGGAAATGTATTTTACGTGATATGCCGGATGAGTATAGGCTTATTCTTTTTTATTACAGGCCTCAATAAATTGTTCCATCCCGTTTTTCAGGGGTACATGCTGAATACGATGATTAAAATTGGATTTTCGGATCCTCAGCTTATGGCACATTTTGTAGCATTTAATGAAGCCTTATGGGGATTACTTCTCTTGTTGGGCTTACTGACAAGACTTAGTTCTTTTTCACTTATCATTATTATGATCGTAGCACTTACCACCAAAGATATTCATTCAATTCCAACAGAACTGATTCCGGTTGATCCTAAGATAGGTGTCCGTCCAATGGATAATTTTACGTGGCTGACCTATTTCTTTTTTCTTCCGCAAGTCTTATATATTATGCTTTTAGGTATATTTTCATTTTACGGATACAAAGTTTTCGGACTGGATTATTTCCTGAAAAAGAAAAAAGCATATTCTTCATGGTAA
- a CDS encoding M16 family metallopeptidase: MNFFKKITIATTIAATFSNMYFAQNQQHDWKEATSAGYTYKYVTNDPTSARYYTLKNGLTVILSPTKKEPRIQAYIATKAGSKTDPADHTGLAHYLEHMLFKGTDKFGTKDWSKEKPLLDKIDGLYEEYNKTTDVEKRKAIYKQIDQASGEAAKFAIANEYDKMMGAMGGQGTNAFTSFEQTVYTEDIPANAMDKFLALQSERFRAPVLRIFHTELEAVYEEKNRGLDDDRRKVFETMFAGLFPENNYGKQTTIGTIEHLKNPSLKAIREYYNTYYVPNNMGVIMSGDFNPDELIAKIDKAFSYMQTKQIPEYNPGKENPISAPVVKEVWGPNPENIMIGFRFPGASTKDARLLSLVGEMLTNGQAGLIDLDLIKKQKLLGASAFAYPLKDYSVMLLQGNPVEGQTLDQVRELLLQEINKLKKGDFPDDLIPSIVNNVKKNTIQGDESYTSRAGNLMNEFTSGVDHKSTLDYIGEISALTKQDIVNFANKYFNDNNYVAVYKRKGADKNVVKVEKPPITPVEVNRDAQSPFLVKVNNMPESPIKPVWLDYNKDIQKSKLGELNILSVKNTDNDLFRLHYYFGVGKWNNKLLPLAASYLEFLGTKNKSSEDISKDFYKLAASFNVSAGNEETYITLDGLNSNFAQTISLFEDLLKNCQPDEEALQAFKARLKKGRQNAKQNKGAIMAGLRSYAQYGAQNPFNNVLTDAELDALKAEDLVAILHDLFNYKHEVLYYGPKAGAELVATLKPLHMSPSAFKNFTQSKTFTQTTSDKNKVLFADYDMVQSEVAWSRNSDFYNAKEVPTISLFNNYFGGGMGSIVFQTIRESKALAYSTSSYYSTPGKKGDRDVISAYVGTQADKFNEATAAMNELLTTLPQSEKLFVTAKDGLKKTLASERVSQDGIIFNYIKAQKLGNNFDIRKNIYEQTQTMSFNDIKNFHSKELSGKNYTYCIVASENKVKEEDMKKLGEFKKLTLAEIFGY; encoded by the coding sequence ATGAATTTTTTTAAGAAAATTACTATTGCAACTACTATTGCTGCAACATTCAGCAATATGTACTTTGCGCAAAACCAGCAACACGACTGGAAAGAGGCTACTTCAGCCGGATATACTTATAAATATGTAACGAACGATCCTACTTCAGCAAGATATTATACGCTGAAGAATGGGTTAACTGTTATTTTAAGTCCAACTAAAAAAGAACCCCGTATTCAGGCATATATTGCTACAAAAGCTGGTAGTAAAACCGATCCTGCGGATCATACCGGATTGGCCCACTATCTGGAGCATATGCTTTTTAAAGGAACGGATAAATTTGGTACAAAAGATTGGTCTAAGGAAAAGCCGCTTTTGGATAAAATAGATGGATTATACGAAGAGTATAATAAAACTACTGATGTAGAAAAGCGTAAAGCTATTTACAAACAAATAGACCAGGCGTCTGGAGAAGCTGCAAAGTTTGCAATCGCTAATGAGTATGACAAAATGATGGGTGCTATGGGCGGACAAGGAACCAATGCATTTACTTCTTTTGAGCAGACTGTTTATACTGAGGATATCCCGGCTAACGCTATGGATAAGTTTTTAGCATTGCAGTCCGAACGTTTCCGCGCTCCGGTATTGCGTATTTTCCATACCGAACTGGAAGCTGTTTATGAGGAGAAAAATCGTGGATTGGATGATGACAGACGTAAAGTTTTTGAAACTATGTTTGCAGGACTTTTCCCGGAGAATAATTATGGTAAGCAGACTACCATTGGTACTATCGAACATTTGAAGAATCCTTCTTTAAAAGCAATCCGCGAATATTATAACACTTATTATGTACCTAACAATATGGGGGTTATTATGTCGGGAGATTTTAATCCGGACGAGCTTATAGCTAAAATAGATAAGGCGTTCTCTTATATGCAGACGAAACAAATCCCTGAATATAATCCTGGAAAGGAGAATCCTATTTCTGCACCTGTGGTAAAAGAAGTATGGGGACCTAATCCAGAGAATATTATGATAGGATTCCGTTTCCCTGGTGCTTCTACTAAAGATGCTCGTTTACTTTCTTTAGTAGGTGAAATGTTGACGAATGGACAGGCCGGACTTATAGATCTGGATCTGATTAAAAAACAAAAACTTCTTGGAGCATCAGCATTTGCATATCCTTTGAAAGATTATTCAGTAATGCTTTTACAAGGGAATCCTGTTGAAGGACAGACTTTGGATCAGGTTAGAGAATTATTGCTACAGGAAATTAACAAACTTAAAAAAGGAGATTTCCCGGATGATCTAATCCCTTCTATTGTAAATAACGTAAAGAAAAATACAATTCAGGGTGACGAGAGCTACACTTCCCGAGCAGGTAATCTGATGAATGAATTTACATCCGGTGTGGATCATAAATCTACATTGGATTATATCGGTGAGATTTCTGCTCTTACCAAACAGGATATTGTAAACTTTGCCAATAAATATTTTAATGATAATAATTATGTGGCTGTTTACAAGAGAAAAGGTGCAGACAAAAATGTAGTAAAAGTTGAAAAACCACCTATCACTCCGGTAGAAGTTAATCGCGATGCACAATCCCCTTTCCTGGTAAAGGTTAATAATATGCCAGAATCGCCTATAAAACCAGTATGGCTGGATTATAATAAGGATATTCAGAAATCTAAACTGGGCGAATTAAATATTCTTTCTGTAAAAAATACAGATAATGATCTGTTCCGTCTGCACTATTATTTTGGTGTAGGAAAATGGAATAATAAACTATTGCCTTTAGCAGCAAGTTATTTGGAATTCCTGGGGACTAAAAATAAATCTTCGGAAGATATAAGTAAAGATTTCTATAAGTTGGCAGCAAGCTTTAATGTAAGTGCAGGTAATGAAGAAACCTATATTACATTAGATGGTCTTAATTCAAATTTTGCGCAGACTATAAGTCTTTTTGAAGATCTTCTTAAAAACTGCCAGCCGGATGAAGAAGCTTTACAAGCATTCAAAGCAAGGCTGAAAAAAGGAAGACAAAATGCTAAGCAGAATAAAGGTGCTATTATGGCCGGATTAAGAAGCTATGCTCAGTATGGTGCTCAGAATCCATTTAATAATGTACTTACAGATGCTGAATTAGATGCATTGAAAGCTGAGGATCTTGTTGCAATATTACATGATTTGTTCAACTACAAACATGAGGTTCTTTATTACGGACCAAAAGCCGGAGCAGAGCTTGTTGCAACACTGAAACCTCTTCATATGTCTCCATCTGCATTCAAAAACTTTACTCAGAGCAAAACATTTACCCAAACTACTTCGGATAAGAATAAAGTGCTTTTTGCTGATTATGATATGGTTCAGTCTGAGGTAGCATGGTCCAGAAATTCTGATTTCTATAATGCTAAAGAAGTTCCGACAATTAGCTTATTCAATAATTATTTTGGTGGCGGAATGGGATCAATTGTATTCCAGACGATAAGAGAATCTAAAGCTTTGGCTTATTCTACTTCATCATACTATTCTACTCCCGGTAAAAAAGGTGACAGAGATGTTATCTCAGCTTACGTAGGAACGCAGGCAGATAAATTCAATGAGGCAACAGCCGCTATGAACGAATTGCTTACTACTCTGCCGCAATCTGAAAAACTATTTGTTACGGCTAAAGACGGATTAAAGAAAACATTGGCATCGGAAAGAGTTTCTCAGGACGGAATTATTTTCAATTATATTAAAGCTCAGAAATTAGGGAACAATTTTGATATTCGTAAGAATATATATGAGCAAACACAGACGATGAGTTTTAATGATATTAAAAACTTCCATTCCAAGGAGCTTAGTGGTAAGAATTATACTTACTGTATAGTAGCTAGTGAAAATAAAGTAAAAGAAGAAGATATGAAGAAGCTTGGTGAGTTTAAAAAGCTTACACTGGCTGAAATATTTGGTTATTAA
- a CDS encoding YbeD family protein, producing MNKENNINKAPNPEEFYKKLHTQLEEHHNFPEDYTFKFIIENNPSLLTDIYKVFDETKNTFSTRESSNGKYMSCTIVAFVLDAEHVIRLYKETAKIEGVIML from the coding sequence ATGAACAAGGAAAACAATATTAACAAAGCACCTAACCCTGAAGAATTTTACAAAAAGCTGCATACACAGCTGGAAGAGCATCATAATTTTCCAGAGGACTATACTTTCAAATTCATTATCGAAAACAATCCAAGTCTGCTGACTGATATTTATAAAGTTTTCGATGAAACCAAAAATACGTTTTCAACGCGGGAAAGCAGTAATGGAAAATACATGAGTTGTACCATCGTAGCATTTGTTCTGGATGCAGAACATGTAATAAGGCTATATAAAGAAACAGCTAAGATAGAAGGGGTTATTATGTTATAA
- a CDS encoding methionine aminotransferase, whose protein sequence is MPLLLNSKLPEVQTTIFTRMSMLSQQENAVNLSQGFPDFYPDEKLLESIGKYAVKGFNQYAPMMGVEPLRNAISEKVKYCYSIDYSPESEVMVTAGATEALFCSIAALVNAGDEVIVFEPAYDSYIPVIRLFGGIPKTMKLHYPDYKIDWSVVKQLITDKTKMIIINNPNNPAGNILDAEDISQLTALVENTNIVILSDDVYENIVFDGKKHLSLSQSQLKDRSIIVASFGKLYHITGWKLGYVLAPESIMQEVKKVHQYNVFSVNTPAQYTIAELLQNPDSYTGLPGFFQEKRDLLAKGLSEIGFEVLIPEATYFLSASYKKFSDLGDLEFAQWLTKEHKVATIPFSSFYEDGTDESVIRFCFAKKNETIEHALENLQKLAPRFL, encoded by the coding sequence ATGCCGTTGCTTTTAAATTCAAAACTTCCTGAGGTTCAAACGACTATTTTTACAAGGATGTCTATGTTGTCTCAGCAGGAAAATGCTGTAAATCTTTCACAGGGTTTTCCCGATTTTTATCCGGATGAAAAATTGTTAGAGAGTATTGGTAAATATGCTGTAAAAGGTTTTAATCAGTATGCTCCAATGATGGGTGTAGAACCATTACGTAATGCGATTTCTGAAAAAGTAAAGTATTGTTATAGTATAGATTATAGCCCGGAATCTGAAGTAATGGTTACAGCAGGTGCAACAGAGGCTCTCTTCTGTTCTATTGCTGCGTTGGTGAATGCAGGAGATGAAGTTATTGTCTTTGAACCTGCCTATGATTCTTACATTCCGGTGATCAGACTTTTTGGAGGAATTCCTAAAACGATGAAACTTCATTATCCCGATTATAAGATTGACTGGTCGGTTGTAAAGCAACTGATAACGGATAAAACAAAGATGATTATCATTAATAATCCGAATAATCCGGCTGGGAATATTTTGGATGCAGAAGATATTTCCCAATTGACAGCTTTGGTTGAAAATACCAACATCGTTATTCTAAGTGATGATGTGTATGAAAATATTGTGTTTGATGGTAAAAAGCACCTAAGTCTCAGTCAGTCTCAATTGAAAGATAGAAGTATTATTGTGGCTTCTTTTGGGAAGCTGTACCATATTACAGGCTGGAAGCTGGGGTATGTGCTGGCTCCGGAATCTATTATGCAGGAGGTGAAAAAAGTGCATCAGTACAATGTATTTAGTGTAAATACGCCTGCTCAGTATACTATAGCAGAGCTTTTGCAAAACCCGGATAGTTATACAGGATTACCGGGATTCTTTCAGGAAAAAAGAGATCTGCTGGCAAAAGGTTTGTCAGAAATTGGATTTGAAGTTTTAATTCCTGAGGCTACTTATTTTCTGTCTGCTTCTTATAAAAAGTTTTCAGATTTGGGAGATTTGGAATTTGCTCAATGGCTGACCAAGGAACACAAAGTAGCTACAATTCCGTTCTCTTCTTTCTATGAAGATGGCACGGATGAAAGTGTAATACGCTTCTGTTTTGCCAAAAAGAATGAAACAATAGAACATGCACTGGAAAATTTACAGAAGCTGGCGCCACGATTTTTATAA